Genomic segment of Dasypus novemcinctus isolate mDasNov1 chromosome 4, mDasNov1.1.hap2, whole genome shotgun sequence:
CCTTGCCCCTGAGCCTGCCTCCAGGTCCGTGAGACAGAGTATGCCTGCCTGGCCCCGAGGACCAAGTGGGCGATGGGAAATGGCTAAGCTGGTGCTGCTTATCAGTCCTGCAGGTGGAAGGGCAGGTCCCAGCTAGGCACACGTCCAGTCACAGCGCCAGGGTCTCATGGCCTCAGCGGGGAGAGTGAGGGGATGTGCCAGTTGAGGGAGCCTGGCTGCCTGCTGCCGGGGGTGCATGTATCGTGGCCGTTACATGACAACTATCTTTTCCCTCTTGCAGGGGGGGACGCCCTGCTGGTCAGCCTGGTGTGCAGGTCTGTGCTGCACCATTTCCACTTCAAAGGCTCTGTGCACAGCGTCTCCTTCTCTCCTGATGGCAGGTAAGGGGTTCTGTTGGCTGTGCTCCCAATAACTGCCAAGCTGTGCCCCTCCAGGAGCTGTCCCAGCCAGGCTGGCTCGGGCCGGGTTGCATAGCTGTCCCCCGTCCACTCATGCGAGCCCACCACGCCCCGCTCTGCCCAAGTCTTTTCTCCCAGCCAGCCAGCTGTTGAGGTTCTCTCCATGGCTCTGACACAGGGTGGGTGATTCTTCTTCATTTGGTGGTTTTACGTGGATTATACTGTGTTGGAGTAGCCTCAGCGGCCCGAGCTGTGGTGGTGTCTCCTGTCGGCATGTGGTGGGTCCCTAGAACCGGTGCCCATTCGCTGATTTGCTGGAAGGACGTAAGAGACTGCATCTTGTCGAGCTCACGGctgagacttttttttccccatatcttctcctctgagatggctccctcatctgtttgctcgttgtctgcttgttgtttttgcttgttgtctgctcgttttttcctttaggaggcactggggaccaaacacAGTACCTCctctgtgggaggcaggtgctcaactgctctaaCCATATCCATTCCCtacttgcttgtttttgcttgatgttcGCTCCTTGtttgtctcctttaggaggcactgggaactgacttgggacttcccgtgtggttggcgggtgctcagctgcttgagccacatctcccgtGGCTGAGGTTCACGGCAGCAAAACAACGGGGAGCAAAGTCAGCAGAGGGCTAGGGTGCCTGGGCACAGGCCGGAGAAGCCAGGGAGCACCGCCAGTGTCTCTCGAGCCGTGCTGTCCACCAGGCACGCCCACTGGAGACCCGGGGTTTTTATTGGGGACTGCCCACGTACTTCCGGGTCTAGGAGCAGCATGGGCCCTGGGTGTGTCTAGGGGCAGCGTGGACGGAGGGTGGGTCTAGGGGCAGCAGCAAGGACGCAGGGTGGGTCTAGGAGGGGCGGCAGTGTGGATGTGGGGCGGGTCTAGGGGCGGTGTGGACGTGGGGCGGGTCTAGGGGGGGGTCTAGGGATGGCGTGGACGTGGGGCGGGTCTAGGGATAGCGTGGACGCGGGGCGGGTGTAGGGGGGTCTAGGGGCAGCGTGGACGCGGGGTGGGTCTAGGAGGTGCGCCGTGGACACGGGGCGGGTGTAGTGGTGGGTCTAGGAAGGGCTGCGTGGATGCGGGGCGGGTCCGGGGGCGGCATGGATGCAGGGCAGGTCGGGGCGGCGTGGACGCGGGGCGGGTCTGGAGGGAGCGGCGTTGCTCTGGGCTCCTGGTCCTGAGTGACGAGGATCCTGTGCGACACGGGCCTAGCCAGACCCCAAAGCCCGGTCTGGCCTGCAGGGTAGGTGAGGGGCCGCAGTGGAGGCCGTGCTGAGGTGGGCGCTGGGAGCAGAGCTAGTCGGGACACCCAGCAGCGCGGCTGTGAGCGAGTGGGGTGGCTCCCTGTGTCGGGCACCCCGGGTGGGGGTCTCCGCCTGCAGAGCTCCCCACCCCTTCGTGCACACTCGGGAACAGCAGCAGTGGCTGCTCCTCAGCGCCTGTCCCCCGGCCCTCGCCCGCAGCGCGGCTGCCTCTCCTTGTGCCCACCCTGCGTGGGCCTTCTGCCTGGGGGAGGCCCTACccctcaccccagccccagccctaaTCTTCCCCTTCCCCGGGCGCTCTGGGTGCCAGGCTTACTCGGCGGAGCAGGCGGTCAGCACTGGGTGCCTGCGGCCGCCCCTGCCTGTCCCTCTTCCTGAGCTTCGTCCTCTTTCGGTGCCTGGCCTCCAGCCCTGCAAGACGCAGCGGCAGGGGGTGCTCAGGCGCCCTGGGCCCGGGGCTGGCTGTGTGCAGAGACCCCCAGGGACTGCACCCCACCCGGCGCAGGGCCACTGGGCGGCCTCAAGTGCTGACCGTGTCCCCGCCTCTCCCGCAGGAAGTTTGTGGTCACAAAGGGCAACATCGCCCAGATGTACCACGCCCCCGGGAGGAAGCGCGAGTTCAACGCCTTCGTCCTCGACAAGACCTACTTCGGGCCCTACGACGAGACCACCTGCATCGACTGGAGCGACGACTCCAGGTGGGCCCGGGCTCTGGGCCGAGGGCGCAGAGGCTGGGGGCAGTGGGCCCCAGAGGAGAAGGCGCGCTGAGCCCACCGTGCCCAGGGGACCAACGTCCTGAGGTTTCCGTGGGCACGGCCTCGGCAACCTCGTGCCGCGGAGGATCGGGCTCTGTGCCACTGGGCGCGTAGACGGTGTCGAGACAACAGCCAGGTGGGCGCCTGGGCGGCCTGTTTGCCCGGGGCTCAAGCTTGTCACTGGCCCACGAGGCTTGTCCTGCAGCGTGTCTGTGCAGCCGCTCGCTTCTCGGCCACGGCCCTCCGCCGCACAGAGCCTTGCTGGCTGCCCGCCACCGCTCACACACCCCTGCGTCCTCCGCGTTGTGCTGGGTGCAGGCCCTGCGGCCCCGTCTGCCCTCGGTGGCGTCCCCCGTGTCCGAGCGGTCGGCTCCTCCACTTACGCTGTAGGCAGCCATCCTCCCTCTGAACCTCTGGCCAGGCCCAGGAGAAACGAGGAGCGGGTTCTTGAGGAGGCGCCTGGGCCACCTGCTGCGAGTGGGGGCAGCGACGCGCGCCCCCCGGGCTCCTGTGCCCAGGTGGGGCCCCGGCCGGTTTCTGCAGCGCCATGCCCGGCCAGGCCGTGGGGCCACCTCAGCCGGCCTGGAGCCCACCGGGAAGTGAGAGCCCTGCCCTGCAGAGAAGGGCGCCTGGGCGTGCGGGTGCTGCCTGGGAAGCCGGGGTCACGGCCCCAGCCCACCGTGCCGTCTTGTTCCAGGTGCTTCGTGGTCGGGAGCAAAGACATGTCCACCTGGGTGTTCGGGGCCGAGCGCTGGGACAACCTCATCTACTACGCGCTGGGCGGGCACAAGGACGCCATCGTGGGCTGCTTCTTCGAGTCCAACAGCCTGGATGTGGGTGGCCCCGCCCGTGGCCCTCTCTCCCCTGGGCTCCCTGGttggcacagagggcaggactcCGGCGCGACAGGCCCGGGAGGCAGGAGTGGGCGTGCACGGCCCTGCGCCCACGGCCCTGCTCCCCCCACAGCTGTACACGCTGAGCCAGGACGGCGCCCTGTGTGTGTGGCAGTGTGACACCCCCCCTGAGGGCCTGAGGCTGAAAGCCCCCCGGGGCTGGAAGGCGGACGTGCTGcggagggggcaggaggaggaggaggaggaggaagaggaggaggagggggggcgTGCGGGAGACCACCATTCGTGGGAAGGCCGCGCCCGCCGacgaggagaaggaaggaaaagtgcGCTACTCGCGGCTGGCCAAGTGGGTATTTGCGCCATGGGGGCCGGGGCCGTGGCGCGGGGGCTCGCACCCGCAGAGGGGCCGTGGCGCGGGGGCTCGCGCTCGTGCAGGGGCTGTGGTGTGGGGGGCTCACGCTCGTGCAGGGGCCGTGTCCTGGGGGCTCACGCCCGCCAAGGGGCCGTGGCGCGGGGGGCTCGCGCCCATGGAGGGGCTGGGGCACGGGGGGCTCGCGCTCGTCGAGGGCTGTGGCGGGGGCCCTCCTCCAGCTGACGGGGCGCCTGGGGTGAGCGGGGAGCCCCACGGGGGGTGAGGGGCGGGTGCCGCCGGGTCCCCGCCCTGCGCAGCTGGGCGTTGCGGCCACTCCCCAGCTCGGCCCTCCGCGCCCACTCAGGCACTTCTTCAACAAAGAAGGCGACTTCAACCACCTGACAGCCGCAGCGTACCACAAGAGGACGCACCTGTTGGTCACTGGTTTTGCTTCTGGAATCTTTCACCTCCACGAGCTCCCAGAGTTCAACCTCATCCATTCCCTGAGGTGAGTTCTTTGGCGCGTCCGGAAGGAGAGGGCAGGGCGTGGGTTCGGCGCAAGGCGGGTCGTCCCGGCCTTGTGTGGCGGTGGCCGCAGGCACGGGTGGCTCCGCAGCAGGGCCCGGCGGAGGTTCTGAGGGCTCGAGGCCGGGCGTGAGGGTCGGTGCCGGCGCTGCGGCGCCACGGCTTCCCGGCCCTCCGCCGCCCTCTTGTTTCTGAACTTTCCCACACGGCCCTGCTGGGCACTTGCCCTCCTTGCTCTGCTCTCAGACCAGCAGTGGCATCTCGGTTCCATGTCTTGCTTGCTGTCCCTGCGCACAGAGCGGCTGGCGCCCTGACCCGTGAAACCCTGAGGCTTAGCTCTGCCGCGGGGGGTTCTGGGTTTTCCTGTACTTTCTGCGAAGGAGATTAGTTTTGAGTCTGATCCGTGGGTGGGGAGAAGAAACGCTGCAGAATGGGGAACCAGGGccccggggtggggtgggactGGGGACAGCGGGCTGTggagaggcagggccaggggtgGCCCGGCCCCCCGCTGCGGGCAGCATCAGCCTGTCTGAGGGCCGCCTGCGCCAAGCCTTACTCGCGCTCTCTGCCCAGCATCTCCGACCAGACGATCGCATCGGCCGCCATCAACAGCTCCGGGGACTGGCTCGCCTTTGGCTGCTCAGGTTTGTCTCTACACCTGGGTCGTCGGAGCTCCACCTGTGCAGGCCTTGCTCCCCTGGGTGCCGCAGGCGCCCTGTGCTGGGGGCCTTTTGGGTGGGGTGAGGCAGGCGACCACACTGCTGTGGCCGGGAGCGGCAGCGGGGCACGGGGAGCCTCAGACACTCGGGGCGCCTCGGACCAGAGCTGGGACCGCGGCCAGCGGGCTCGTCCGCCGGCTTCAGGCAGAGGGGGCCACTGGGCCTCCCACAGCGAGCGCCCCTGCTTGCGTCCTGTCCGGGCTGCTTGCTCGACGAGTGGTTTCTCCCCCGGCCCCCGCGTTTCTCCTTCCTACGGCCCAGCCTGCTGCAGGGGTCACCCCCACGGCCCCACCCTGTGGGCAGGTGGCCTCGCCCTCTGGCTCAGGTCGGCTGGACACAGAGTCCTTTTGGTGACTCTGTGACTCCCaagcccccccccaccctgctccctgCTGGTGGGCCCGACCCCTGCCCTCCTGAGGCCATTTCCTCCGCCCGCCCTGCGCTCTTGGGCCGGGCTGCTGTGTGCCAGTGTCGGCGCCGTGTGCCCGCAGGCCTGGGCCAGCTGCTGGTGTGGGAGTGGCAGAGCGAGTGCTACGTGCTCAAGCAGCAGGGCCACTTCAACAGCATGGTGACCCTGGCTTACTCCCCCGACGGGCAGTACATCGTGACCGGCGGGGACGACGGCAAGGTAGGCTGTGACCCGGCCACCCCGCCCGGGCCTGAAGCAGGCTGGACTGGAGGCCGGTGAGGAAGGAGCATGGCCAGGGTTTGGGGGCGGCCGGGCACGAGCCCTGCGTCCACGCAGGCCGGCTCCTGGGCCCACCCGCCTGCCGGTGCTGGCTGAGCTGTCACAGCCATGCCTGCTGTTAGCCGCTCTGCTCAGCTTGCCGGCCCTGGCTGCTGGGCCGAGGGCAGCGGCTATGGTGAGCGCCACGGCCTCCGCTGGGGAGCGGCCCGCACGTGCCCTTGGTGGGGGCAGGTGGCCCCGGTGACCTAGTGTCCGCACACTGCGGCCTCCGTGAGCATGAGGCCAAGCAGGCCCTGGGGGCCTGTCCACCCTGGGACGGCGGTCAGCCCGGCGGGGGTCCCGGGCGGTCCCCCACGCCTCATGGGCCGCCCTGCGGGGGTCCAGGGTGGCCCCCTGCGCCTCACGGGCCGCCCTGCAGGTGAAGGTCTGGAGCACCCTCAGCGGCTTCTGCTTCATCACGTTCACGGAGCACTCGAGCGGCGTCACCGGCGTGGCCTTCACCGCCTCCGGCCACGCCATCGTGAGCTCATCCTCGGACGGGACCGTGCGCGCCTTCGACCTGCACAGgtgagtcctgggcgggctgggCGCGGTCGCGGCGCTTCCTAAGCACACGACTGCGCGGGGCCGGACTCCCAGCCGTGGGCTGCACCCGACAGGTACCGGAACTTCCGCACCTTCACGTCGCCCCGCCCCACGCAGTTCTCCTGCGTGGCCGTGGACTCAAGCGGCGAGATCGTGGCGGCTGGGGCCCAGGACTCCTTCGAGGTCTTCGTCTGGTCCATGCAGATGGGTCGGCTCTTAGAGGCAAGACCCCAGGCCCCTCGCCTGCCAAGCTGGACCCAGCGGGAACCGGGCTGGGTGGGGGGCTTCGCCCTGCCGGGGGGCCGTGTGCAGCCACTCAGTCACAGTGCCCGGGAGGGCAACAGACTACACCCCTCCCGTGCCCGGGGCCCCCCAGCGGAGCGGCCGCCTCCTGGTGCGCTCGGCGTTCTAGGGCCCCTCTCCACCCTCAGGTCCTGTCCGGCCACGAGGCGCCCATCAGCGGGCTGTGCTTCAGCCCCACGAAGGCCATCCTCGCCAGCGCCTCCTGGGACAAGACCGTGCGGCTGTGGGACATGTTTGACAGCTGGAGGGCCAAGGAGACACTGGCCTTGACCTCTGACGGTAGGCGGCCGGCAGAACGGGCAGGGATAGTGGCCGCTGGGCCTGCACCTGCTATCTGGGTGCCTTGTCCATGCCTTTCAGGACACGTGGGACAAACCCCTTCGGGGTGGGAGGGGAGTCACGCAGCGGTCAAGGCTGGCGGTGAGCGAGCCAAGCAGGGTTGAGGCTGGGCCTGGCTCCTGCTGCCCTCTGGAAGTGCCCCTGCCGAGTGGCCGGTGCCCTGCTGgggctgagcccagggagaacgCCGAGGCGGCTCGGCTGGGGCCCGGGGCCTGGACGCCTGAGACCAGCCACACGCTTTCCCTCCCGCACTCGCCCTGGGCCGCTCGATCGCCGCACGTCTAGTCCAGTGTAGGTAGCGGCTGCCCTTGCGCTGCAGCAGCAGGGCCGAGTTGTGGGCCGCTGAGCCTCAAACCTCCCCTGGCTGCGCACTCACACACGCTAGCTGCCTCGCACTGCTGGTTCCTGGCAGCATGCTCTGCTCCCCACTGCCGCGCTGCCTGCTCAGGCTTCCTGCCGCTCTCGTCCTACTCTGTGCAGCCCCCCATGGGGCCTGGGTTCCCAAAGGGTCCCTTCGCGTGGCTCCTCCTGTGGCCATGCCTGTGCAGCCGGCTGGCCCCGTGTGGGCGGCGGGCGGCCGGAGCGCTGGGTCGTCCTGGGCCTGGAGCCCGCGAGTGTCTCTCCCCAGCTCTGGCGGTGACCTTCCGCCCTGACGGTGCCGAGCTGGCTGTGGCCACGTTGAACTCCCAGATCATCTTCTGGGACCCCGAGAATGCCGTGCAGATGGGCTCCATCGAGGGCAGGCACGACCTCAAGACGGgcaggagggagctggacaaggTCACAGCCAAGCATTCGGCCAAGGGCAAGTGAGTGCCGCTCTGGGCAGGAGGGCAGCGTGCGGGCGGGCGTGGGCTTGGTCACATGATCGCCTTCGGGAGGAGGGCCTCCCTCCCTGGCTCTGGACGATCAGGAAACCAGACTGGGTTGCACTGTCCGGCACGGTGGCAGCCACTGGCCACGTGGGCCGCTTGAAGTTAAGTTAGTGGAAATTAAGTATGAGTGGAAACCCAGTTCCTCCATCGTGCCAGCCCCGTCCAGCATGGCGTGGGGCCACCATGTTGGACGGTGGAGAACTGGAACGTTCGTCATGCGGGGGCTCTTGGAGGCCCTGAGTAGGACCCTGCGTGGGCTGTGCCCCGGCTGAGGCGTAGTGAGCGTCTTGGGCAGCCGCGCTCAGGCGCGAGGAGGGGCCTTCAGGGGAAGCCGCAGCCCTGCCTTGAGTGTGCGTGTTAGCGGCAGGTCGCGGCGTCTTCCTGAACAGCGGAGGACCCAGGCGTTATTCAGAAGGGTTTCCCACCGGTTACCCAGGAGTTCGTTGTCTGGTTTCGCTAGGAGCCGAGGGGGTGGAGGACGGGCAGGTGTAAGCTGCTGTCCTGTGAAACGCACGTCCGGCAGGTCCACCACAGCGTTGATGACGACCCCGAGCGCTGCTGGCGGGTCGTTCGCTGTTGCCGCCCAGCGGGCTCCTCAGGACGGGGCTAGCGCAGCGCAGTTCCCCTTCTCTGACCTACCTGCTCTGGTCATGGTAAACCGTGTCTAACGGAGATCGCCGTCCTCACTGCCTCTGAGTCTGCACTTGATCGCGCCAACGTGCACTGTGTTTCAGGGACATGGTCATGAGTGAACAGCAGCTCTTGCACCCCCTAGACGTTACATGCCTCCCCCCTTCGCCTTCCGGGCAGCCGCTGACCTGTGGGTTGGCTGGTCTGGACCGTTCACTAAACTAGAGCACGCTGTCTGCCCCTGCACCCGGCGCCTTCGCTCCCCGCAGCGTCGTCCAGGTCCACCACGTGGCAGTGCCGGTGGAGTGGGGTAACGCTGCCGAGCTCGCTCCCAGCAGGCCCTGTGAGGGACACGCTCAGGAGTGGGGCTGCTGCGTCACGAGGCGATGCGGTGCTTGACCCTCGAGGAACTGCCAGAGCGTCCCCCATGGGGGCGGTCCCTCCAACCCGTCAGCAGCTGGAGCCTGCGCTTGCCCGCCACCCGCCAGCAGCCTGGGCTGACGCTTTGAGTCTAGCCCCTACAGGGTGTGGAGTCGGATCTCAGATTTTCCAATCATGTGTCTGTTTTGGAGACATGCTTGTTCaactcctttcctttttttaattgggttattttacTGCCGTTCGGTCACAATTGCTCTTTATTTATTGTGGACCCGAGTGGCTCATAAGGTGTACGATTTACTAACACATGCATCCAGTTTGCGGTTGTCTCTTCACTTTCTGGGTGACGTCTTTTGAAGGACACAAGGTGCCCTTTTTGACGAAGTCTAGCTTCTCCCTTTAGGTGCTTGTGTTTTGTCGTGTTTGGCCCAGGTGGGGGCAGTGCCTGGCTGCTCGTTTCTGTGCCTGAGGAGACGGCGCTGAAAGCTGCTGAGAGGGTGGGAGAAACGTGGTGCCTGCGCGTCCTGGCCCCAGCGAGGAGCCGCCCCGTCCCCGGCCCCCGTTGTGCTCCTCGCCCCCGGGAGCTGAGCCTTGGCGACGGGGCGGGCCCCTGGCGGGATCTCTGGGCACCTGCTGCACCTCGCGGCTCC
This window contains:
- the PWP2 gene encoding LOW QUALITY PROTEIN: periodic tryptophan protein 2 homolog (The sequence of the model RefSeq protein was modified relative to this genomic sequence to represent the inferred CDS: deleted 2 bases in 2 codons), producing the protein MKFAYRFSNLLGTVYRRGNLNFTHDGNSVISPVGNRVTIFDLKNNKSDTLPLATRYNVKCVGLSPDGCLAIIVDEGGDALLVSLVCRSVLHHFHFKGSVHSVSFSPDGRKFVVTKGNIAQMYHAPGRKREFNAFVLDKTYFGPYDETTCIDWSDDSRCFVVGSKDMSTWVFGAERWDNLIYYALGGHKDAIVGCFFESNSLDLYTLSQDGALCVWQCDTPPEGLRLKAPRGWKADVLRRGQEEEEEEEEEEEGGVRETTIRGKAAPADEEKEGKVRYSRLAKHFFNKEGDFNHLTAAAYHKRTHLLVTGFASGIFHLHELPEFNLIHSLSISDQTIASAAINSSGDWLAFGCSGLGQLLVWEWQSECYVLKQQGHFNSMVTLAYSPDGQYIVTGGDDGKVKVWSTLSGFCFITFTEHSSGVTGVAFTASGHAIVSSSSDGTVRAFDLHRYRNFRTFTSPRPTQFSCVAVDSSGEIVAAGAQDSFEVFVWSMQMGRLLEVLSGHEAPISGLCFSPTKAILASASWDKTVRLWDMFDSWRAKETLALTSDALAVTFRPDGAELAVATLNSQIIFWDPENAVQMGSIEGRHDLKTGRRELDKVTAKHSAKGKSFTTLCYSADGQSILAGGMSKFVCIYHVKEQILMKKFEISCNLSLDAMEEFLNRRKMTEFGNLALIDQDAGEEAGVAVPLPGVRKGDMSSRHFKPEIRVTSLRFSPTGRCWAATTTEGLLVYSLDSSVAFDPYELDTSVTPGRVRAALRQKAFTRAVLMAFRLNEATLVQEALEAVPSSEIGVVSSSLPEPYVERVLEFLASSFEVSRHLEFYLTWTQKLLMQHGQKLKSRAGTLLPVVQFLQKSIQRHLDDISKLCDWNRYNIQYALAISKQRGMKRPLQPLGSEDDGGASDDDSLHLLGGGALA